A window of the Lycium ferocissimum isolate CSIRO_LF1 unplaced genomic scaffold, AGI_CSIRO_Lferr_CH_V1 ctg1302, whole genome shotgun sequence genome harbors these coding sequences:
- the LOC132042058 gene encoding uncharacterized protein LOC132042058, which yields MTRFPLPFGLGPDQHVIEGIDYWWTGFSFFALICIYVWLLLLSGIQYSFALFVFIYNGIPLLHGIAVYTVCYWRRASYPYRLIGAKAKLMIEVIPMIVAAAIRVFTDDDRYLVLLLLGCTSYFYTFAHFLHVAYDIGAKDVFLGLSMLLLVHRLSEELLVGASALSFCLCLSFYRYITYCAPQLPIHPTKKELPV from the exons atgACTAGGTTCCCATTACCATTTGGTCTTGGTCCTGATCAAC ATGTCATTGAGGGCATTGACTATTGGTGGACCGGTTTTAGTTTCTTTGCccttatttgtatatatgtttggctTCTGCTTTTATCGGGCATTCAATACTCATTTGCGCTCTTTGTTTTTATCTATAATGGCATCCCGCTTCTTCATGGTATTGCGGTGTACACTGTTTGTTATTGGCGTCGCGCGTCGTACCCATACCGGTTAATTGGTGCCAAGGCCAAACTTATGATCGAGGTCATTCCTATGATAGTTGCAGCAGCCATAAGGGTTTTCACTGATGATGATAGGTATCTCGTTCTTCTACTGCTAGGCTGCACCTCATATTTCTACACCTTTGCCCACTTCCTGCACGTAGCCTATGATATTGGAGCAAAAGACGTATTCTTGGGATTATCCATGTTGCTTCTTGTTCACAGGCTAAGTGAAGAATTGTTAGTTGGTGCTTCCGCTTTGAGCTTCTGCCTTTGTTTAAGTTTCTATAGATACATCACATATTGTGCTCCTCAATTACCTATTCATCCTACTAAAAAGGAGCTGCCTGTTTAG